From a single Spongiibacter taiwanensis genomic region:
- a CDS encoding HP0495 family protein — MSEQEPPKIEFPCDYPIKVIGDTGVGLRERVIEIMRRHAGEVDEALITERQSREGRFISITVTIVATGQPQLEDIFADLKKTGVVKMVL, encoded by the coding sequence TTGAGTGAACAAGAACCGCCTAAGATTGAGTTTCCCTGCGACTATCCGATCAAGGTGATTGGTGACACGGGAGTTGGTCTGCGGGAAAGGGTGATTGAGATCATGCGCCGGCATGCGGGTGAGGTTGATGAGGCGCTGATTACCGAGCGGCAGAGCCGGGAGGGGCGGTTTATTTCCATCACGGTCACCATCGTGGCCACCGGCCAACCTCAGCTGGAAGATATCTTCGCCGATCTGAAAAAAACCGGCGTTGTGAAAATGGTGCTGTAG
- a CDS encoding D-alanyl-D-alanine carboxypeptidase family protein, translated as MLKKLLIAVTVAVSSLPVWAQPDVIPSPPAVAASAYLLMDADSGAVLIEHNADQRLPPASLTKLMTSYVLSYELERGQVNNDDMVTISKNAWAQNPLFAGSSLMWIEVGKQVKLHDLHLGIIISSGNDATVAVAEHLAGSEDAFAGMMNQHAARLGMTNSHFVNSHGLPDPEHYTSPRDLAILAKAIIGFPEEYAMYSQKDFTFNGIKQSNRNGLLWTDPSVDGLKTGHTEEAGYCLVTSAKRDGMRLISVVMGASSTSARERETQKLLSYGFRYFETHHLYAAGTELTTAKVWKGASDVVSLGLKEDVYLTIPRGKSDALDAQLNVDDTLVAPIAGDGQYGELVVNLDGKQQVNVPLVALDSVEQGSIFKRLWDSIVLFFVGLFS; from the coding sequence ATGCTTAAAAAATTACTGATTGCCGTCACGGTTGCGGTTTCTTCGCTGCCAGTCTGGGCACAGCCCGATGTTATTCCTTCTCCCCCGGCGGTGGCTGCCAGCGCCTATCTGCTGATGGATGCCGATAGCGGTGCGGTACTGATTGAACACAATGCCGACCAGCGCCTGCCGCCGGCGAGTCTGACCAAGCTGATGACCAGCTATGTGCTGTCATATGAGCTGGAGCGGGGTCAGGTCAACAATGATGACATGGTCACCATCAGCAAAAATGCCTGGGCGCAGAATCCGCTTTTTGCCGGTTCTTCGCTGATGTGGATCGAGGTGGGCAAGCAGGTGAAACTGCATGACCTCCACTTGGGTATTATCATTTCCTCTGGCAACGATGCCACCGTGGCGGTAGCCGAGCACCTGGCCGGCAGTGAAGACGCCTTTGCCGGCATGATGAACCAGCATGCCGCGCGCTTGGGCATGACCAACAGTCACTTTGTGAACTCCCACGGTCTGCCAGACCCTGAGCACTACACCTCGCCCCGGGACCTGGCAATTCTCGCCAAGGCGATTATCGGCTTTCCCGAAGAGTATGCGATGTACAGCCAGAAGGACTTCACCTTCAATGGCATCAAACAATCCAATCGCAATGGTCTGCTGTGGACGGATCCCAGCGTCGATGGCTTGAAAACCGGCCACACTGAAGAGGCGGGCTACTGCCTGGTGACCTCAGCCAAGCGCGACGGTATGCGCCTGATTTCGGTGGTGATGGGGGCTTCTAGCACCTCTGCACGGGAGCGGGAAACACAGAAACTGCTGTCTTATGGCTTCCGCTATTTTGAAACCCATCACCTCTACGCCGCTGGCACTGAACTGACGACGGCCAAAGTGTGGAAGGGCGCCTCTGATGTGGTCTCCCTGGGCTTGAAAGAAGATGTGTATCTGACGATTCCCCGGGGCAAGAGCGACGCGCTCGACGCCCAGCTGAATGTGGACGACACCCTGGTTGCACCGATTGCCGGTGATGGCCAGTACGGCGAGCTGGTGGTGAATCTCGACGGCAAGCAGCAGGTTAATGTGCCCTTGGTGGCGCTGGATTCGGTTGAACAGGGCAGCATTTTCAAACGCCTGTGGGACAGCATCGTGCTGTTCTTTGTTGGCCTGTTTTCCTGA
- a CDS encoding septal ring lytic transglycosylase RlpA family protein: MLRIGVAVALAALAACTTQPVGQQTRSPSPVTAPDKEPVVEEVVPFHDPNTPLDELKDGAPPRTLDPETIADAVPRFDIIKVDGNLSPYSVGGEEYHLVDDYRGFRQRGKASWYGTKFHGRKTSNGEVYSLYSMSAAHKTLPIPLYVRVTNLDNGRQAIVRVNDRGPFHSDRIIDLSYAAAVKLGFAQKGTATVEIEVVDTDNMRTASDASASYFLQVGAFRELDSANRLQAQLSSQLSYSVAVASSSEDGLHRVRIGPFADYPAAQAAKKVVLQRWSGGASLVVEQGRQG; this comes from the coding sequence ATGCTGAGAATTGGTGTAGCTGTTGCGCTTGCGGCGCTGGCGGCCTGTACTACCCAGCCTGTCGGGCAGCAGACCCGGTCGCCGTCGCCGGTGACGGCGCCAGACAAAGAGCCGGTGGTGGAAGAGGTTGTGCCCTTTCACGACCCGAACACACCTCTGGATGAGTTAAAGGATGGTGCGCCTCCCCGCACGCTGGACCCCGAAACCATTGCCGATGCGGTGCCGCGCTTTGACATTATCAAGGTAGACGGCAATCTGAGCCCCTATTCAGTGGGGGGCGAAGAGTACCATTTGGTTGATGACTACCGCGGCTTTCGTCAGCGCGGCAAGGCGTCCTGGTACGGCACTAAGTTTCACGGTCGCAAGACGTCTAATGGTGAGGTGTATAGCCTTTATTCGATGAGCGCGGCGCACAAGACCTTGCCGATTCCCCTCTATGTCAGGGTGACCAATCTGGACAATGGCCGCCAGGCCATCGTCCGGGTAAATGATCGCGGGCCGTTCCATTCAGACCGAATTATCGATTTATCCTATGCCGCTGCGGTTAAGCTGGGTTTTGCCCAGAAGGGGACCGCCACGGTGGAAATCGAAGTCGTCGATACGGATAATATGCGCACGGCCAGCGACGCGAGCGCCAGCTATTTTCTTCAGGTTGGCGCGTTCCGGGAGCTGGACTCGGCGAATCGGCTCCAGGCCCAGTTGAGTAGCCAGTTGAGTTACTCGGTGGCCGTGGCGTCGAGCAGCGAAGACGGTCTGCACCGGGTGCGGATTGGTCCCTTCGCAGATTACCCGGCCGCTCAGGCGGCGAAGAAAGTGGTGCTACAGCGCTGGTCCGGGGGCGCGAGTCTTGTGGTTGAGCAGGGCCGCCAGGGCTGA
- the mltB gene encoding lytic murein transglycosylase B produces MKKYNNGLFATFFSRLAAVAAVGLLAAQVSWADYSGHALSQGFVDKMVSKHGFDRAWVEGVLTQAEKKQSILDAMSRPAESVMTWGRYRKIFIQESRINQGVQFWDEYREALTRAEETYKVPAWMIVAIIGVETRYGSNKGSYRVVDALATLGFDFPRRSEFFLGQLEQYLLMVREQHFDPYELKGSYAGAMGYGQFIPSSYRAYAVDFDGDGQADIVNNPVDAIGSVANYFAKHGWKYGEPVVSSVVLSKNYNADMFNTGLKPKFTVAELAKGGIKADHRKVKGAMKATAMRLDADEGDEFWMGLENFYVITRYNHSAMYAMAAYQLSQMIAARVGAETAK; encoded by the coding sequence GTGAAAAAATACAATAACGGTTTATTCGCGACGTTTTTCTCCCGACTGGCTGCCGTTGCAGCGGTGGGATTGTTGGCGGCCCAGGTCAGCTGGGCAGATTATTCCGGCCACGCCCTCAGTCAGGGCTTTGTCGACAAAATGGTCAGCAAGCACGGCTTTGACCGGGCTTGGGTTGAGGGTGTGCTGACCCAGGCCGAGAAGAAACAGTCCATCCTCGACGCCATGTCCCGTCCTGCCGAGTCAGTGATGACCTGGGGGCGCTACCGCAAAATATTTATTCAGGAATCCCGCATCAACCAGGGAGTCCAGTTTTGGGATGAGTACCGCGAGGCCCTGACTCGGGCGGAAGAAACCTACAAGGTCCCGGCCTGGATGATTGTTGCCATTATCGGGGTAGAAACCCGGTACGGCTCCAACAAGGGCAGCTATCGGGTGGTGGATGCCCTGGCGACCCTGGGCTTTGACTTCCCCCGCCGCAGCGAATTCTTTCTGGGGCAGCTCGAGCAGTACCTGCTGATGGTGCGTGAGCAACATTTTGACCCCTACGAATTGAAAGGCTCCTACGCCGGGGCAATGGGCTATGGCCAGTTTATTCCCAGCAGCTATCGCGCTTACGCGGTGGATTTTGACGGCGACGGTCAGGCCGATATTGTTAACAATCCGGTTGATGCCATTGGCAGTGTGGCCAATTACTTCGCCAAACACGGCTGGAAGTACGGCGAGCCTGTGGTCAGCTCGGTGGTGCTGTCGAAGAACTACAACGCCGATATGTTTAACACCGGTCTAAAACCCAAATTTACCGTGGCCGAACTCGCGAAAGGCGGAATTAAGGCCGATCATCGCAAGGTAAAGGGCGCTATGAAGGCCACCGCAATGCGGCTGGACGCGGATGAGGGCGATGAGTTCTGGATGGGCCTGGAGAATTTTTACGTTATTACCCGCTACAACCACAGTGCGATGTACGCCATGGCGGCCTATCAGCTGAGCCAGATGATTGCTGCCCGGGTTGGCGCCGAGACCGCTAAATAA
- the rodA gene encoding rod shape-determining protein RodA — MSNDFLRQMPGGGTSMHSQRSISRRLRIDMPLMLLLMILSGVGLAVLYSASDQSMDAVLRQGRFLSVAFVVMVLVAQIHPEQLKRWAPFAYVGCLVLLLAVEFVGTGAKGAQRWLSIGGFRFQPSELAKLIMPMALAWYLASHPLPPAARHSAVSLVLIIVPSVLVAIQPDLGTSILVATAGVFVLFLAGISWTFIFSGLTLAALSIYPMWHFVMHDYQRQRVLTLLNPESDKLGAGWNIIQSKTAIGSGGFDGKGWLHGTQSHLDFLPESHTDFIIAVLAEEFGLRGVLLLLLLYGLIISRGIWIATQANQCFGRLLGGSIILTFFVYVFVNMGMVSGLLPVVGVPLPLVSQGGTSLISLLVGFGILMSIRADERLVHQ; from the coding sequence ATGAGTAACGATTTTCTGCGACAAATGCCGGGCGGCGGCACCAGCATGCACAGCCAGCGCAGTATCAGTCGTCGCTTGCGCATCGATATGCCGCTGATGCTGTTGCTGATGATTCTCAGCGGGGTTGGACTGGCCGTGCTGTACAGCGCCAGCGACCAGAGTATGGATGCCGTATTGCGCCAGGGCCGGTTTCTGTCGGTGGCCTTTGTGGTCATGGTGCTGGTTGCCCAAATTCACCCGGAACAGCTCAAGCGCTGGGCGCCCTTCGCGTATGTGGGGTGCTTGGTGCTGCTACTGGCGGTGGAGTTCGTCGGCACCGGGGCCAAGGGAGCCCAGCGCTGGTTGTCGATTGGCGGGTTTCGCTTTCAGCCCTCAGAATTGGCCAAATTGATCATGCCGATGGCCTTGGCCTGGTATCTGGCCAGTCACCCGCTGCCACCGGCCGCCCGCCACTCGGCAGTCAGTTTGGTGCTGATTATCGTGCCGTCGGTGCTGGTGGCGATCCAGCCCGATCTGGGCACCTCGATTCTGGTGGCCACCGCCGGGGTGTTTGTTTTGTTTCTGGCGGGGATCAGCTGGACCTTTATTTTCAGCGGTTTGACCCTGGCAGCCTTGTCGATCTACCCGATGTGGCATTTCGTGATGCACGATTATCAACGCCAGCGGGTGCTGACCCTGCTTAACCCCGAAAGTGACAAGCTCGGCGCAGGCTGGAACATCATTCAATCGAAAACGGCCATCGGTTCAGGTGGCTTTGACGGTAAAGGCTGGTTGCACGGTACCCAGTCCCACCTGGACTTTTTGCCCGAGAGCCACACCGACTTCATTATCGCCGTGTTGGCAGAGGAATTTGGCCTGCGGGGCGTGTTATTGTTGCTGCTGCTATACGGTTTGATCATCAGTCGGGGAATCTGGATCGCAACCCAGGCAAATCAGTGTTTTGGCCGCCTGTTGGGCGGGAGTATTATTCTGACTTTTTTTGTCTATGTGTTTGTGAATATGGGGATGGTCTCCGGCTTACTGCCCGTGGTTGGGGTTCCCCTGCCGCTGGTGAGTCAGGGCGGCACCTCATTGATCAGTTTGCTGGTCGGATTTGGTATTCTGATGAGTATCCGGGCGGACGAACGACTGGTACACCAATAA
- the mrdA gene encoding penicillin-binding protein 2: MPRRLTLKNTFRERLVYRRRILVSVLVVLVMVGILVGRYTQLQIADYQVYITQSDRNRIQLLPIAPKRGLIFDRNGVLLAENIPSYTLNLVRERVGDMDTTLAEIGQLVELTDDDIAEFRNRRGRPYQAIPLKFRLTEEEIAVISVNRHRLPGVEIDAQLVRHYPFGELFAHMLGYVGRINEQEQAEIDPVNYSGTHYIGKIGLEKYYEDILHGTVGYQNVETNAHGRILRVLERHDPLPGGDIHLHVDAEVQKVAAKAMEGRRGAIVAIDPRSGGVVAMVSAPSFDANLFVNGISSKDYSALRSDPDLPLYNRALQGQYPPASTIKPIWGLAGLYYGAVTASTTYYDPGFFTLPNDSRRYRDWKRGGHGVRVDLEQAVQESCDVYFYELAHKLGIDKLHDFGARFGLGEVTGIDNTNERAGLLPSREWKQRTRGHNWYPGETINVGIGQGFTLATPLQLAVATTVLASKGDLRAPRLLASVGGESIVAPLMGKIEDVTAEHWKEVTRSMETVVHGPRGTARGLTQNLKYRIASKTGTAQVVGIAAGERYDSAALEARKRDHALFVAFAPAEAPELAVAVVVENGEHGGSVAGPIARQVLDAYILGEQAQPFDGQLPASGD; the protein is encoded by the coding sequence ATGCCCCGTCGCCTGACCCTCAAAAACACCTTCCGCGAGCGCCTTGTGTATCGGCGCCGGATACTGGTTTCGGTGTTGGTGGTGCTGGTCATGGTGGGTATTTTGGTCGGGCGGTATACCCAGCTGCAGATAGCCGACTACCAGGTGTATATCACCCAGTCTGACCGCAACCGCATTCAGCTGCTGCCGATTGCGCCTAAGCGTGGGTTGATCTTTGACCGCAACGGGGTGTTGCTGGCCGAGAACATCCCCAGTTATACCCTGAACCTGGTGCGGGAGCGGGTTGGTGATATGGACACCACTCTGGCCGAGATTGGCCAGTTGGTGGAACTGACAGATGACGATATTGCAGAATTCCGCAATCGCCGGGGCCGGCCTTACCAGGCGATTCCGCTGAAATTTCGTCTGACCGAGGAGGAGATTGCGGTGATCTCGGTCAATCGCCATCGCCTGCCGGGGGTGGAGATTGATGCCCAGCTGGTTCGCCACTACCCCTTTGGTGAGCTGTTTGCGCATATGCTCGGCTACGTCGGCCGAATCAATGAGCAGGAGCAGGCCGAGATCGACCCGGTCAATTACAGCGGCACCCACTACATCGGCAAGATCGGCCTGGAAAAGTATTACGAAGATATCCTCCACGGCACGGTGGGTTACCAGAATGTCGAAACCAATGCCCACGGCCGGATTCTGCGGGTGCTGGAGCGACACGACCCGCTGCCCGGGGGCGATATTCATTTGCATGTGGATGCCGAGGTGCAAAAGGTGGCCGCCAAAGCCATGGAGGGGCGGCGCGGTGCGATAGTGGCCATTGATCCGCGCAGCGGCGGTGTGGTGGCGATGGTCAGCGCGCCCAGCTTTGACGCCAATCTGTTTGTGAATGGCATCAGCTCCAAGGATTATTCCGCGCTGCGCTCAGACCCTGATCTGCCACTGTACAATCGGGCGCTGCAAGGGCAGTATCCGCCAGCGTCCACCATCAAGCCGATCTGGGGCCTGGCTGGCCTATACTACGGCGCCGTGACGGCCTCTACCACCTACTATGACCCGGGGTTTTTCACCCTGCCCAACGACAGCCGTCGCTATCGCGACTGGAAGCGGGGCGGCCACGGCGTGCGCGTGGATTTGGAGCAGGCCGTACAGGAATCCTGCGATGTTTACTTTTATGAGTTGGCCCACAAACTCGGCATCGACAAGTTGCATGATTTCGGCGCCCGCTTTGGCCTGGGTGAAGTCACCGGAATCGACAATACCAACGAGCGGGCCGGTCTGCTGCCGTCCAGGGAGTGGAAACAGCGTACCCGCGGCCACAATTGGTATCCCGGTGAGACAATTAATGTGGGCATCGGGCAGGGCTTCACCCTTGCCACTCCGCTGCAGTTGGCGGTGGCGACGACCGTGCTGGCGTCCAAGGGTGACCTTCGGGCGCCGAGGTTGTTGGCATCGGTTGGTGGTGAATCCATTGTGGCGCCATTGATGGGTAAGATTGAAGACGTGACCGCCGAACACTGGAAGGAGGTCACGCGCTCAATGGAGACCGTGGTCCACGGCCCCAGAGGGACCGCTCGCGGGTTGACCCAAAATCTGAAATATCGGATTGCCAGTAAAACGGGGACTGCGCAGGTGGTTGGCATCGCCGCTGGCGAGCGTTATGACTCCGCTGCTCTGGAGGCCCGCAAGCGCGATCACGCCTTGTTTGTCGCCTTTGCTCCGGCCGAGGCACCTGAGCTGGCGGTGGCGGTAGTGGTCGAAAATGGTGAGCATGGCGGTAGCGTGGCGGGGCCGATTGCCCGCCAGGTGCTGGATGCCTATATTCTTGGCGAGCAGGCCCAGCCCTTTGACGGGCAGTTGCCCGCCAGTGGTGATTAA
- the rlmH gene encoding 23S rRNA (pseudouridine(1915)-N(3))-methyltransferase RlmH yields MKISLICVGTKMPAWVEAGVAEYQKRLPPEFNFEIRELPLAKRGKGLDINRAIAQEGEAMLAAINPADRVIALDVKGKAISTEGLSDALDDWLMDGDNISILVGGPDGLCPRCVDLAAQKWSLSAMTLPHPLVRVLFVEQLYRAWTILSNHPYHR; encoded by the coding sequence ATGAAAATTAGTCTGATCTGCGTGGGCACGAAAATGCCCGCCTGGGTTGAAGCCGGGGTGGCGGAATATCAGAAACGCCTGCCCCCCGAGTTCAACTTTGAGATCCGCGAACTGCCCTTGGCCAAGCGCGGCAAAGGGCTGGATATCAACCGCGCCATTGCCCAGGAAGGGGAGGCCATGCTGGCGGCCATCAACCCTGCCGACCGGGTGATTGCCCTCGATGTGAAAGGCAAGGCGATCAGCACCGAAGGGCTGTCTGACGCCCTGGATGACTGGCTGATGGACGGTGACAATATCAGTATTCTGGTGGGCGGCCCCGATGGCTTGTGCCCGCGCTGTGTGGATTTGGCGGCCCAAAAATGGTCGCTGTCCGCCATGACGTTACCCCATCCCCTCGTTCGGGTGCTGTTTGTTGAGCAGCTCTACCGGGCCTGGACTATTCTAAGCAACCACCCCTACCACCGCTGA
- the rsfS gene encoding ribosome silencing factor: protein MDVDQLKDVIVDALEERKGRDIVTLDVRGMSGVTDYMVVCSGTSSRHVKSLADNVWIEAKKHGATPLGMEGQRSSDWILVDFGDVVAHVMLPEAREFYDLERLWQVPAQSDKHEN from the coding sequence ATGGATGTTGATCAATTGAAAGATGTCATTGTCGATGCCCTCGAAGAACGTAAGGGCAGGGATATTGTCACCCTCGATGTGCGCGGCATGAGCGGTGTCACCGACTACATGGTGGTGTGCAGCGGAACGTCGAGTCGGCATGTGAAATCGCTGGCTGATAACGTGTGGATTGAGGCGAAGAAGCACGGCGCCACTCCACTGGGCATGGAGGGGCAGCGCTCCTCCGACTGGATTCTGGTCGATTTTGGTGACGTGGTTGCCCATGTGATGTTGCCCGAGGCAAGAGAGTTCTACGATTTAGAGCGTCTCTGGCAAGTGCCTGCCCAAAGCGATAAGCATGAAAATTAG
- the nadD gene encoding nicotinate-nucleotide adenylyltransferase, giving the protein MATSVSSGPVTSSSSPSGRVPSVGILGGTFDPIHHGHLRSAVELRELLGVSELRLMPSHQPPLRDDPGASSELRLAMVEAAIDGEPGLAVESREMRRSGPSYSADTLAELRRECGPSAPLLFIVGSDAFNQLHRWHDWQGIFASAHLVVMERPDFPMAPDAEVAQFLARRWADDTEALLAQPGGQALRVQLCQLAISATDIRQRIAQGRSVRYLLPEGVRQIINEQGLYRAGKQETQS; this is encoded by the coding sequence ATGGCCACATCCGTCAGTAGCGGGCCGGTGACTTCCTCTTCTTCCCCGTCGGGGCGAGTGCCCAGCGTCGGTATCCTCGGCGGCACATTCGACCCGATCCATCACGGCCATCTCCGCTCGGCGGTCGAGCTGCGCGAGCTGCTCGGCGTGAGTGAGCTGCGCTTGATGCCCAGCCACCAGCCTCCGTTGCGGGATGATCCCGGTGCCAGTAGTGAGTTGCGTCTGGCCATGGTCGAGGCGGCCATCGACGGCGAGCCTGGCCTTGCAGTCGAGAGCCGGGAGATGCGTCGCAGCGGCCCCTCCTACAGTGCTGATACGCTGGCGGAACTGCGCCGGGAGTGCGGCCCCTCCGCCCCCTTATTATTTATCGTTGGCAGTGATGCCTTTAACCAACTGCACCGTTGGCACGACTGGCAGGGTATTTTTGCCAGTGCCCATCTGGTGGTGATGGAGCGCCCCGATTTCCCCATGGCGCCGGATGCTGAGGTCGCCCAGTTTCTGGCGCGCCGCTGGGCTGATGATACCGAGGCTTTGCTGGCTCAGCCCGGCGGGCAGGCGTTGCGGGTTCAGCTCTGCCAGCTGGCGATTTCCGCCACCGATATCCGTCAGCGTATTGCCCAGGGGCGGTCGGTGCGGTATCTGCTGCCAGAGGGGGTTAGACAAATTATCAATGAGCAAGGACTATATCGTGCTGGAAAACAGGAAACTCAATCTTAA